One window of Polycladomyces subterraneus genomic DNA carries:
- a CDS encoding acyl-CoA dehydrogenase, translating into MDFQLSEEHVMMQKMVREFALKEVAPTAAERDEQERFDRTIFDKMAELGLTGIPWPEEVGGGGADFLSYVIAVEELSRVCASTGVTLSAHISLASWPIFAFGTDEQKERFLRPLAEGTKIGAYGLTEPGSGSDAAGMKTTAVRDGDEYVLNGSKIFITNGGEAEIYVVFAVTDPTKKHHGITAFIVEKGTPGFSFGKKEKKLGIRSSPTLEILFDNCRIPVENRLGEEGEGFKIAMKTLDGGRNGIAAQAVGIAQGALDAALAYAKERVQFGRPIAKLQAIQFKLADMATKIEAARLLTYQAAWLESQGLPYGKASAMAKMFAADVAMEVTTEAVQVFGGYGYTREYPVERMMRDAKITQIYEGTNEIQRVVIANHLLKS; encoded by the coding sequence ATGGATTTTCAGCTGAGCGAAGAGCATGTGATGATGCAGAAAATGGTGAGGGAGTTTGCATTGAAGGAAGTGGCGCCAACAGCGGCCGAACGGGACGAACAAGAGAGATTTGACCGTACCATTTTCGACAAAATGGCTGAGCTGGGTTTGACAGGAATCCCGTGGCCGGAGGAAGTGGGCGGGGGTGGCGCCGATTTCCTCAGTTACGTAATCGCCGTGGAGGAGCTGTCGCGCGTGTGCGCTTCCACCGGTGTTACGCTGTCCGCTCACATTTCGCTGGCCAGCTGGCCCATCTTTGCATTTGGTACCGATGAGCAGAAAGAACGGTTTTTGCGTCCGCTGGCGGAGGGAACGAAAATCGGCGCGTATGGGCTGACTGAACCTGGTTCCGGATCGGATGCCGCAGGGATGAAGACGACCGCGGTGCGCGACGGAGACGAATATGTGTTGAATGGTAGCAAAATTTTCATCACCAACGGCGGGGAAGCCGAAATCTACGTCGTGTTTGCGGTGACCGACCCCACCAAGAAGCACCACGGGATCACGGCATTCATCGTCGAGAAGGGGACACCGGGGTTTTCCTTCGGCAAAAAAGAAAAAAAATTGGGCATTCGCTCCTCTCCCACGCTGGAGATTCTCTTTGACAACTGCCGGATTCCGGTGGAAAACCGTCTGGGGGAAGAAGGGGAAGGCTTCAAAATCGCAATGAAAACGTTGGACGGCGGGCGAAACGGTATTGCCGCCCAAGCGGTTGGGATCGCCCAGGGTGCGTTGGATGCCGCGCTGGCATATGCGAAGGAACGGGTGCAATTCGGGCGGCCGATCGCCAAACTGCAGGCGATTCAATTCAAGTTGGCGGATATGGCCACCAAAATCGAGGCGGCACGTTTGCTCACCTATCAGGCGGCATGGTTGGAGTCCCAGGGGCTTCCATACGGAAAGGCATCGGCGATGGCCAAGATGTTTGCCGCTGATGTGGCGATGGAAGTGACCACCGAGGCGGTGCAGGTGTTCGGCGGATACGGGTATACACGGGAATATCCGGTGGAGCGTATGATGCGCGATGCGAAGATCACGCAAATCTATGAGGGCACCAATGAAATTCAACGGGTGGTCATCGCCAATCACCTGCTGAAATCCTAA
- a CDS encoding acyl-CoA dehydrogenase, with amino-acid sequence MHLQFTSEQNMLRQMVREFAQTEILPMVPEMDEQDTFPRKIVDKMAELGLMGIPIPEEWGGAGADFISYILALEEISKVSAAVGVILAVHTSVGTMPILRYGNEEQKKTYVTRMARGEYLGAFALTEPSAGSDAARIRTTARRVGDKYVLNGSKVFITNAGEADVYVTFAVTDPDKGAEGISAFIVEKDTPGFSVGKKEKKMGLNGSNTCELIFDNAEVPASNLLGKEGQGYEIALSNLAGGRIGIGAQALGIATAAYEHALAYAKERVQFGQPIAKMQAIQFKLADMATAIEAARLLIYRAAHLRQQGHHCKREASMAKLFATDTAMKVTTEAIQVFGGYGYTREYPVERLFRDAKVTQIYEGTNEIQRLVIASTLLED; translated from the coding sequence ATGCATCTCCAGTTCACATCTGAACAGAACATGTTGCGCCAAATGGTACGGGAATTCGCTCAAACCGAAATCCTGCCCATGGTTCCGGAAATGGATGAACAAGACACTTTCCCTCGCAAGATCGTGGACAAAATGGCGGAACTGGGGCTGATGGGGATTCCGATTCCGGAAGAGTGGGGCGGCGCCGGCGCAGATTTCATCTCCTACATTTTGGCCTTGGAGGAGATCTCCAAGGTGAGTGCTGCCGTTGGTGTCATCCTGGCCGTACACACCTCAGTGGGAACGATGCCGATCCTGCGCTACGGTAACGAAGAGCAAAAGAAAACCTATGTCACTCGGATGGCACGCGGCGAATACCTGGGGGCGTTTGCGCTGACGGAGCCTTCGGCCGGTTCCGACGCCGCCCGGATTCGCACCACGGCGCGCCGGGTGGGTGACAAATATGTGTTGAACGGTAGCAAGGTGTTCATTACCAACGCCGGTGAGGCGGATGTGTACGTCACGTTTGCCGTGACCGACCCGGACAAGGGAGCCGAAGGGATATCCGCGTTTATCGTGGAAAAAGACACACCCGGATTTTCGGTTGGCAAGAAAGAGAAAAAGATGGGGTTGAATGGCTCCAATACGTGCGAGCTGATCTTTGACAATGCGGAAGTCCCCGCATCCAACCTGCTCGGGAAGGAAGGACAGGGGTATGAAATCGCGCTGTCCAACCTGGCGGGGGGACGGATCGGGATCGGGGCTCAAGCGTTGGGCATCGCCACAGCGGCCTACGAGCACGCGCTGGCGTATGCAAAGGAACGGGTGCAGTTCGGCCAGCCGATCGCCAAAATGCAGGCAATTCAGTTCAAGTTGGCGGATATGGCCACCGCCATTGAGGCGGCCCGATTGTTGATTTACCGAGCGGCTCACCTGCGGCAACAGGGACATCATTGCAAGCGGGAAGCGTCAATGGCCAAACTGTTTGCGACCGATACGGCCATGAAAGTCACTACGGAAGCGATCCAGGTGTTCGGCGGGTACGGGTACACCCGGGAGTATCCGGTGGAGCGCTTGTTCCGGGATGCCAAAGTAACGCAGATCTATGAAGGCACCAACGAGATTCAACGCCTCGTCATCGCATCGACGTTGTTGGAGGACTGA
- the meaB gene encoding methylmalonyl Co-A mutase-associated GTPase MeaB — translation MNAWVRDIRQRNRRAIARAITCLESGEERERTALLEALYPHTGRAWVIGWTGPPGAGKSTLTDRMIRHLRGQGRTVGVIAVDPTSPFTGGALLGDRVRMTAHALDEGVFIRSMGSRGSLGGLSRATGEAVRVLDAAGYDVIFVETVGVGQSEVDIMHMADTVALVVTPGAGDTIQVFKAGVMEIADLFVVNKADLDGARKLIAQLEEMLDIAKHDHAWRPPIVSTVSTRGQGTDRLWEALTEHRDFLEQTGEWNRRRLHRLRREVLAIMEERLHREIQSWLSRPEAATDLDRVERREIGPHQVADQWWRRMRGKCDGGDHSK, via the coding sequence ATGAACGCGTGGGTACGGGACATCCGGCAGAGAAACCGGCGAGCGATCGCTAGAGCCATCACCTGTCTGGAGAGTGGTGAGGAACGGGAACGGACGGCATTGTTGGAAGCCCTTTATCCGCACACTGGCCGGGCATGGGTGATCGGGTGGACCGGTCCGCCGGGGGCAGGCAAAAGTACACTTACCGATCGGATGATTCGCCATTTACGTGGACAGGGACGGACCGTAGGTGTGATCGCGGTGGACCCCACAAGCCCGTTTACCGGTGGAGCGCTTTTGGGCGACCGGGTGCGGATGACCGCCCACGCACTGGACGAGGGGGTTTTTATCCGCAGCATGGGATCGCGCGGCAGTCTGGGCGGGTTGTCCCGGGCGACGGGAGAAGCGGTTCGGGTGTTGGATGCGGCCGGTTACGACGTGATTTTTGTGGAAACCGTCGGGGTGGGGCAGTCCGAGGTGGACATCATGCATATGGCGGATACCGTGGCGCTGGTCGTCACACCCGGTGCGGGCGACACGATCCAGGTGTTCAAAGCGGGAGTGATGGAGATCGCTGATTTGTTTGTGGTGAACAAAGCGGATCTGGACGGCGCCCGCAAACTGATCGCCCAACTGGAAGAGATGCTGGACATTGCGAAGCATGATCACGCTTGGCGCCCGCCCATTGTGTCCACTGTATCGACGCGGGGACAGGGAACGGACCGGTTGTGGGAAGCGTTGACGGAACACCGGGATTTCCTCGAACAAACCGGTGAATGGAACCGACGCCGCCTCCACCGTCTGCGCCGGGAAGTGCTGGCTATCATGGAGGAACGTTTGCATCGGGAGATTCAGTCTTGGTTATCCCGTCCCGAGGCTGCAACCGATCTGGACCGTGTCGAACGAAGGGAAATCGGACCTCATCAGGTGGCGGATCAGTGGTGGAGGCGAATGCGAGGCAAGTGCGATGGAGGAGATCATTCCAAATAA
- a CDS encoding TetR/AcrR family transcriptional regulator produces MPQHRKPIPSEIKNPKLVEERRRQIIRGAVELFVRKGFHKTTTREIARECGFSIGTMYEYIQTKEDVLYLVCDDIHTELEKRLNEAVDEEATGRDSLVRAVAHHFRVMDEMSDYVLLIYQETKSLPKEALRYVLQKEEEITSLFERILEKGIADGTLHLEPSSVKLMAHQIMVMGQMWTFRRWALRKYYTLEEYTRLQTALLLRELTTPTGGEHHDDNRGLPSPTCGAVRDGGQPV; encoded by the coding sequence ATGCCGCAGCATCGCAAACCGATCCCTTCCGAGATCAAGAACCCCAAGCTGGTAGAAGAGCGGCGTCGGCAAATCATTCGCGGTGCGGTGGAATTGTTCGTCCGAAAGGGATTCCACAAGACGACCACCCGCGAAATCGCACGGGAATGCGGCTTCAGCATCGGCACAATGTACGAATACATTCAAACCAAAGAAGACGTGTTGTACCTGGTGTGCGACGACATCCACACTGAGCTGGAAAAACGGCTGAATGAGGCGGTGGATGAAGAAGCCACCGGGAGGGACAGTCTGGTGCGGGCCGTGGCTCATCATTTTCGCGTGATGGACGAAATGAGCGACTATGTGCTTTTGATCTATCAGGAAACCAAATCTTTGCCCAAGGAAGCGCTTCGCTACGTCTTGCAAAAAGAAGAAGAGATTACGTCCCTGTTTGAACGGATATTGGAGAAGGGAATCGCCGACGGAACGCTTCATCTGGAGCCTTCCTCAGTCAAACTGATGGCTCATCAGATCATGGTGATGGGGCAAATGTGGACGTTTCGCCGGTGGGCACTCCGGAAGTATTACACCTTGGAAGAATACACTCGCTTGCAGACAGCGTTGTTGCTGAGGGAGTTGACGACACCAACAGGAGGTGAACACCATGACGACAACCGAGGTTTACCGTCCCCGACATGCGGTGCGGTTCGTGACGGCGGCCAGCCTGTTTGA